A single Triticum dicoccoides isolate Atlit2015 ecotype Zavitan chromosome 2A, WEW_v2.0, whole genome shotgun sequence DNA region contains:
- the LOC119358818 gene encoding two-component response regulator ORR42-like produces MELKAKGSTSIKALLVEDIGVCRLVLSTILLRLHCEVTLAMNGKEAVDLFLAGKKFDIVLFDKNMPIMTGPEAIVKIRAMGETNVKMVGVSADNHAMEAFMSAGADLFVPKPMRMEALGPIIQEVINKKKNEMV; encoded by the exons ATGGAGCTCAAGGCCAAAGGATCCACCTCTATCAAGGCACTACTTGTAGAGGACATTGGAGTTTGTAGGTTGGTCCTCTCAACAATTCTGCTCAGACTTCACTGTGAGGTTACTCTAGCCATGAATGGGAAGGAAGCTGTTGATTTGTTCCTTGCGGGGAAAAAGTTTGACATTGTTTTGTTCGATAAGAATATGCCTATCATGACTGGTCCAGAG GCAATTGTGAAGATTCGTGCTATGGGGGAAACTAATGTGAAGATGGTTGGGGTTTCTGCCGATAACCATGCCATGGAGGCGTTCATGAGTGCTGGTGCTGATTTATTTGTGCCCAAACCAATGAGGATGGAGGCTCTTGGCCCTATCATTCAGGAggtcatcaacaagaagaagaatgagatgGTCTAG